One segment of Parvularcula sp. IMCC14364 DNA contains the following:
- a CDS encoding biotin carboxylase N-terminal domain-containing protein yields MFKSILVANRGEIACRIMRTAKRMGLRTIAVYSDADKNALHVREADEAVHIGPPPPSESYLQIDRIIDAALKSGAEAIHPGYGFLSENTKFAEELAKTGITFVGPDASCIAAMGDKIESKRLAEEAGVPGVPGYAGNDQSNETLIQAAERIGFPVMVKASAGGGGKGMRRVFERKELEEAIDLARREGKSSFGDDRLLVEKLITRPRHLEIQIAGDKHGNVIHLLERDCSVQRNNQKVLEEAPAPNLSDAVRQKLFDRAVQLAKAINYNSLGTVEFIMDAGDDEPAFLEMNTRLQVEHPVTEYITGLDLVELQIRIAAGEPLPLVQGDVQAKGHAIEARVTAEKPAQNFLPDIGHIHHIKWPRDIRIDTGVQAGSEISQFYDSMIAKVIAEGDNRQQACDRLISALRSTAIMGVESNVAFLADCAAAPDFYNGEATTSFLGEVFPQGWQADESEREEARIFAAVIWQSLQAQKVPFHGFRALRGAGLPARSFLTVEKEGTDPVDLVLAATADGYCVTEEVTDTDVRVIEVSRNEAVLMRNGYRQKLVYAVTAEHFYLGLNGLVRTYRIMPTVEYARALALGGAGSGEVISDMPGSIAEVKVSEGDMVEAGAPLVVMESMKLLITLNASVAGKVIAVNVTQGDLINAGDVLVVVESEE; encoded by the coding sequence ATGTTCAAATCCATCCTGGTTGCCAACCGTGGCGAGATTGCCTGTCGTATCATGCGCACGGCAAAGCGTATGGGCCTTCGCACCATTGCAGTTTATTCTGACGCGGACAAAAATGCCCTGCATGTGCGTGAAGCAGATGAGGCTGTACATATCGGCCCGCCGCCACCTTCTGAGAGTTATCTTCAGATAGACCGCATTATCGACGCGGCCCTCAAGAGCGGGGCGGAAGCCATTCATCCTGGTTACGGTTTCCTGTCAGAGAACACGAAATTCGCAGAAGAGCTGGCAAAAACTGGGATCACGTTTGTCGGCCCTGATGCATCCTGCATTGCTGCCATGGGGGACAAGATTGAATCCAAGCGACTGGCCGAGGAAGCGGGCGTGCCGGGTGTACCGGGCTATGCCGGTAACGACCAGTCGAATGAAACGCTTATTCAGGCCGCTGAGCGCATCGGTTTTCCCGTCATGGTGAAGGCATCTGCGGGCGGTGGCGGCAAGGGCATGCGCCGCGTATTTGAGCGCAAGGAACTGGAAGAGGCGATTGACCTTGCCCGGCGTGAAGGCAAGTCCTCCTTTGGTGATGACCGATTGCTAGTCGAAAAACTCATCACGCGCCCCCGGCATCTTGAGATTCAGATCGCAGGCGACAAGCATGGCAATGTCATTCATCTGCTGGAGCGTGATTGCTCTGTACAGCGCAATAATCAGAAAGTGCTGGAAGAGGCGCCCGCGCCAAATCTGTCAGATGCTGTCCGGCAGAAACTGTTTGACCGGGCTGTACAACTGGCCAAGGCAATAAATTATAACAGCCTGGGCACTGTCGAGTTTATCATGGATGCCGGTGACGACGAACCAGCATTTCTGGAAATGAATACGCGATTGCAGGTAGAACATCCGGTAACAGAATATATCACCGGCCTTGATCTGGTAGAATTGCAGATCCGCATTGCCGCAGGTGAACCTCTGCCATTGGTGCAGGGCGATGTTCAGGCCAAAGGTCATGCCATTGAAGCGCGGGTGACGGCGGAAAAACCGGCTCAGAACTTTCTGCCGGATATTGGTCACATCCATCATATCAAATGGCCGCGAGATATCCGGATTGACACCGGCGTGCAGGCAGGATCAGAAATTTCCCAGTTTTACGATTCTATGATCGCCAAGGTCATTGCTGAGGGTGACAACAGACAGCAGGCATGTGACCGACTGATCAGTGCCTTGCGCTCGACCGCGATTATGGGTGTAGAGAGCAATGTCGCCTTTCTGGCGGACTGTGCGGCGGCACCTGACTTCTATAATGGCGAGGCCACCACGTCCTTTCTGGGAGAAGTGTTCCCGCAGGGGTGGCAGGCTGATGAAAGTGAACGCGAAGAGGCACGCATATTTGCGGCCGTCATCTGGCAGTCATTGCAGGCGCAGAAAGTGCCTTTTCATGGCTTCCGGGCGTTACGCGGCGCAGGCTTGCCTGCACGCAGCTTCCTGACGGTCGAGAAAGAGGGCACTGATCCGGTTGATCTGGTTCTTGCAGCAACAGCGGATGGGTATTGCGTGACCGAAGAGGTGACTGACACTGATGTTCGTGTCATCGAGGTCTCAAGGAACGAAGCTGTCCTGATGCGTAACGGATACCGCCAAAAGCTCGTCTATGCGGTGACGGCTGAACATTTTTATCTCGGCCTGAACGGGCTTGTGCGCACTTACCGTATCATGCCGACGGTCGAATATGCCCGGGCACTGGCGTTGGGGGGGGCTGGCAGCGGAGAAGTGATCAGCGACATGCCTGGCTCAATCGCTGAGGTTAAAGTCAGTGAAGGCGATATGGTGGAAGCCGGCGCCCCATTGGTAGTGATGGAAAGCATGAAACTGCTTATCACCTTGAATGCGTCTGTCGCGGGCAAGGTGATCGCTGTAAATGTGACGCAGGGCGATCTCATCAATGCTGGTGATGTGCTCGTGGTCGTTGAGAGCGAGGAGTAA
- a CDS encoding acyl-CoA carboxylase subunit beta, protein MPVLQTSAVPNNEDFQNRLAGFRKALEKLRENHAQVAQGGGEKMRERHISRGKIPVRDRIDMLLDPDAPFLELSSLAAWGMYDNRVPGAGIVTGIGIVSGVPCMIIAHDATVSGGTYFAETVKKHFRAQEIADEQRLPVIYLVDSGGGNLPQQDLIFPDKEHFGGSFYMQSRMSAKGIPQLAAVFGPCTAGGAYIPALSDEVIMTKGHGHIFLGGPPLVKAATKEEIDADSLGGAELHTYETGVSDHIAHSEAEALGKMRDIVANLNSPRKLATGEDVLPPRYDPAEIGGIIGNDLKRPYDIREIIARIVDDSAFQPFKPDFGTTLVCGFAKIHGHPVGIIANNGVLFAESAIKGAHFIELCDQRQIPLFFMQNITGFMVGLESERDGISKHSAKLVYAVSNARVPKITLLCGGSYGAGNYGMCGRAFRPDFLFTWPTSRIAIMGGETAASVLTDLQRAKKADEEKIKALEKKTIDQFAEQEDPYYATARLWDDGIIEPEQTRDVLGICLGITTDFEKDTGPRPVYRM, encoded by the coding sequence ATGCCTGTATTGCAGACATCAGCTGTCCCGAATAACGAAGACTTTCAGAACCGTTTGGCCGGTTTCAGAAAGGCCCTTGAAAAGTTGCGCGAAAATCATGCGCAGGTGGCACAGGGCGGCGGCGAAAAAATGCGCGAGCGACATATAAGTCGGGGTAAAATTCCGGTGCGTGATCGCATAGATATGCTGCTTGATCCGGATGCACCGTTCCTGGAACTGTCCTCGCTTGCGGCCTGGGGCATGTATGACAATCGTGTGCCGGGGGCTGGTATTGTGACGGGCATTGGTATCGTATCAGGCGTGCCCTGCATGATTATTGCTCATGATGCCACGGTCTCCGGCGGCACTTATTTTGCCGAGACGGTGAAAAAACACTTCCGCGCGCAGGAGATTGCGGACGAACAGCGCCTGCCGGTCATCTATCTGGTAGACAGTGGCGGCGGCAATTTGCCTCAGCAGGACCTTATATTTCCGGATAAGGAGCATTTCGGCGGCTCATTCTATATGCAGAGCCGGATGTCAGCCAAGGGTATTCCGCAGCTCGCAGCCGTATTTGGCCCGTGCACCGCGGGCGGTGCCTATATTCCGGCTCTTTCTGATGAAGTAATCATGACCAAGGGACATGGTCATATTTTTCTTGGCGGCCCGCCATTGGTGAAAGCTGCGACCAAAGAAGAGATTGATGCAGACAGTCTCGGCGGCGCTGAACTCCATACTTATGAAACAGGGGTGTCAGATCATATCGCCCATTCAGAGGCAGAAGCACTTGGCAAGATGCGTGACATTGTTGCCAATCTGAACAGCCCGCGAAAACTGGCGACGGGTGAAGACGTTCTGCCACCACGTTACGACCCGGCTGAAATTGGCGGGATTATTGGTAATGACCTCAAGCGCCCCTATGATATTAGGGAAATTATTGCACGTATTGTTGACGACAGCGCATTTCAGCCATTCAAGCCTGACTTCGGGACGACACTGGTTTGTGGTTTTGCGAAAATACACGGCCACCCTGTTGGCATTATCGCCAATAATGGGGTGCTTTTTGCTGAATCAGCCATCAAAGGCGCACACTTCATCGAGCTTTGCGACCAACGCCAGATACCCCTGTTCTTTATGCAGAATATAACTGGTTTCATGGTTGGCCTTGAATCTGAGCGTGATGGCATTTCCAAACACTCTGCCAAGCTGGTCTATGCGGTCTCAAATGCCCGTGTGCCGAAAATCACTCTTCTTTGTGGCGGCTCATACGGGGCAGGGAACTATGGCATGTGCGGGCGTGCTTTCCGGCCAGATTTCCTTTTTACCTGGCCCACATCCCGGATCGCCATCATGGGCGGTGAGACGGCTGCCAGTGTCCTGACGGACCTGCAACGGGCGAAAAAAGCCGATGAAGAGAAGATAAAGGCACTGGAAAAGAAAACGATCGATCAGTTTGCTGAGCAGGAAGACCCGTATTACGCCACGGCACGTCTCTGGGATGATGGCATCATAGAGCCGGAGCAGACGCGCGATGTGCTTGGCATTTGCCTTGGCATAACAACTGATTTTGAAAAAGACACCGGCCCGCGTCCGGTTTACCGGATGTAG
- a CDS encoding acyl-CoA dehydrogenase family protein — protein MPDASSDVTTSPYFRLEHEMLRDQLARFINEEVKPHGEKWEQEGKVPRETLKKMGDNGFLGIHYPEEFGGSELDTIATAVYAEELGKSTFGGFAITPLVHTDMSSVHILNAGSQEQKERFLPDVIAGNRIGAIGLTEPRAGSDLKGIGTKAKKVDGGWVVNGSKIFITNGVYGDFVCALVKTGDADEKPTRAATMLIIEKEFDGFSVAQKLNKQGWRCSDTAELVFEDCFVPDENVIGEPGRGFYAAMQNLQNERIVIGAMAMGEAQAAIDITLEWVKQRQAFGGVLWDKQTIRQRLAMQQAKVEAGRQLVYHAAWKVANGQDAVKDVSMLKALCGELVNEVLYDCVQFHGGSGYIEETPINRMFRDVRVQSIGGGATEVMLEEVAKRM, from the coding sequence ATGCCCGACGCTTCATCAGACGTGACAACTTCCCCCTACTTTCGTCTTGAACATGAAATGCTCCGGGACCAGCTGGCGCGCTTCATCAATGAAGAAGTCAAGCCCCATGGTGAGAAATGGGAACAGGAAGGCAAGGTGCCCCGTGAGACTTTGAAAAAAATGGGGGACAATGGTTTTCTCGGCATTCACTACCCGGAAGAATTCGGTGGTTCTGAGCTGGATACAATCGCAACAGCTGTATATGCGGAAGAGCTTGGAAAATCCACCTTTGGCGGTTTCGCAATCACCCCGCTTGTACACACGGACATGTCCTCCGTGCACATTCTCAATGCCGGTTCACAGGAGCAGAAAGAACGCTTCCTGCCGGATGTCATCGCCGGCAACCGCATTGGCGCCATTGGCCTGACAGAGCCACGCGCCGGCTCTGACCTCAAGGGCATCGGCACCAAAGCCAAAAAGGTAGATGGCGGCTGGGTCGTCAATGGCTCCAAAATTTTCATTACCAACGGGGTCTATGGCGATTTTGTCTGCGCGCTGGTCAAAACCGGCGATGCCGACGAAAAACCAACGCGGGCGGCTACCATGTTAATCATCGAAAAAGAGTTTGACGGTTTCTCGGTCGCGCAAAAGCTGAACAAGCAAGGCTGGCGCTGTTCAGATACGGCGGAGCTCGTTTTTGAGGATTGCTTCGTGCCTGATGAAAACGTCATCGGCGAGCCCGGTCGCGGCTTTTATGCAGCCATGCAGAATCTGCAGAACGAACGCATTGTCATCGGTGCCATGGCCATGGGCGAGGCACAGGCCGCTATCGACATTACACTTGAATGGGTGAAGCAACGCCAGGCTTTCGGCGGCGTTCTCTGGGACAAGCAGACAATTCGCCAGCGCTTGGCCATGCAGCAGGCGAAGGTCGAAGCGGGTCGTCAGCTTGTCTACCACGCAGCCTGGAAAGTCGCTAATGGTCAAGATGCTGTCAAAGATGTGTCCATGCTGAAAGCACTGTGCGGCGAGCTGGTCAATGAAGTTCTCTATGACTGCGTGCAGTTCCACGGTGGCTCCGGCTATATCGAAGAAACACCGATCAATCGCATGTTCCGTGATGTCAGGGTACAGTCTATTGGCGGCGGGGCAACGGAAGTCATGCTGGAAGAAGTCGCGAAACGAATGTAG
- a CDS encoding TetR/AcrR family transcriptional regulator has product MPDASSFPQTDMRRRILDAAALLLAQNGYKATTLRNIAETAGLKAGSIYYHFPSKDQITVEVLNEGVRQVSHAVQNALNDTKNLDGARIMRAAVMAHLKALSEHSSYTRASIRCFSMVPEEIRQQTVEVRRAFDSDWLDILKTVQAKGAIHTGTDLKSLHLIILGTLNWTLEWQGASDLERAHLAQTLTSLILV; this is encoded by the coding sequence ATGCCAGACGCTTCCTCTTTCCCGCAAACTGATATGCGGCGGCGTATTCTTGATGCCGCCGCCCTCCTGCTCGCCCAAAATGGCTACAAGGCCACAACACTGCGCAATATCGCAGAGACTGCGGGCCTGAAAGCGGGGTCAATATATTATCATTTTCCTTCGAAAGATCAGATTACGGTCGAAGTGCTGAATGAAGGTGTCAGGCAGGTTTCGCACGCCGTGCAGAATGCTCTCAACGACACAAAAAACCTCGACGGAGCCAGGATCATGCGGGCGGCCGTTATGGCCCACCTGAAGGCACTGTCAGAGCACTCTTCATACACACGCGCTTCAATTCGGTGCTTCAGCATGGTTCCGGAAGAAATCCGCCAGCAAACAGTGGAAGTGCGCCGGGCCTTTGACAGCGACTGGCTCGATATTCTGAAAACTGTTCAGGCCAAGGGAGCGATACACACAGGCACGGATCTCAAAAGCCTGCATCTGATTATTCTTGGCACACTGAACTGGACACTTGAATGGCAGGGCGCAAGCGATCTTGAACGCGCGCACCTGGCGCAGACATTGACCTCACTTATACTGGTCTGA
- a CDS encoding nitrous oxide reductase family maturation protein NosD, with protein sequence MRRVAAVLTTLIVFSALLLSPSAVAQYGPVVSRTEGPYYSLRNAIADAGPGGTIRIKNGRYAASDLEIPYDLTIIGEGEVILTSVRPVAKGLLVPLRGVSLEVRGLIFENATSPDKNGAGIRVEGNELIVRDSIFRNNENGILATGSDGSEVTISGSQFISNGYGDGYSHGIYISSATRLEVTGSRFEGSRIGHHIKSVATQQTIVRNTFFDDRDGQPSYMIDATAGGMLVVDGNVMHRRASAEQESLINYDTSRGGQRGNVIIQNNQVTNEKPNARLLRNTEKAAVFLSQNSFDNINGGTLELPVSTPELYQAAPEGGLPVVEQKTIREQANLDTLTPTQRRAVERMLEGGQKLRVIEPSDQLAQEQVRRDAQERDGVARREREASTVIDTPPARTAQPDINGAVVRGILMAPAFQPTSQQGDLVAVRLTRLRDARATSGIITFGQAFRRGQLMPSDPLTMRVGGRRWVMQKDIKALHSDGSVRHAVITLFVPPNQQQPLIQGVLSKSASVPAEPALVPDLNGYNLTVAITGETADGADFSEEVALADMIRSEIEAGTFWLQGELATEVSVYREIGPLLALRADVRFLADRTVRTRLVFENHKTFTDGNRDLTYNVSVRDGDARVMQRDNIEQYRGSNWSEIIWKGRRPAYGVQLDPAHLISANTIAPFDLTFGVNAAAIAANAEKLRKETGIFSAGLMMKYMPTTGNRQDIGVLPEWDVQWLKTQNRQAYDIMIAMAERAGSVPWHYMDDKTGQPVRVDERPKFWAEERGTDYRRETDRIPEAYFSGSDGGWTPDSAHKPLLSYTAYLVTGDAYYKRSLAHEAAFAISQIWPDLREEAAIVTEAIQVRSRAWALRDVGAAAWILPDAHPLKVYFEKSLSDSIGHLFRRYTLEGRMDAAGETEGWFAEEVNGEPARVSPWQNDYMMMVLSLEAMRGSPVAGEVIAWAANYHTGRFLADGADPALGAVYTHALKDEQTEEPVGSWSEMISRTQNYEGASESYPNDAGGYVSSAYASLASIYAVTGSQDAVRAMQALAAVHQGTTLFDPANKYSVYNTANYLLALREPDGTVRSISDVLESD encoded by the coding sequence ATGCGTCGCGTAGCAGCAGTTCTGACAACCCTCATCGTATTCAGTGCGCTTTTGCTGTCGCCTTCAGCCGTAGCTCAATATGGGCCTGTCGTCAGTCGAACCGAGGGACCATATTATTCTCTGCGTAACGCAATCGCAGATGCGGGGCCGGGCGGGACAATCCGGATCAAGAATGGCCGCTATGCAGCCAGTGACCTGGAAATTCCCTACGATCTGACGATCATCGGAGAGGGGGAAGTCATCCTGACTTCAGTTCGCCCGGTCGCGAAGGGCTTGCTTGTTCCGTTGCGCGGTGTGTCGCTGGAAGTACGCGGTCTGATATTTGAAAATGCCACCTCACCGGACAAAAACGGCGCTGGTATCCGGGTTGAAGGCAATGAACTGATCGTGCGTGACAGCATTTTCCGGAATAATGAGAATGGCATACTTGCGACAGGCAGTGACGGCTCCGAGGTGACCATTTCGGGATCGCAGTTCATCAGCAATGGCTATGGTGATGGATACAGTCATGGGATCTATATTTCTTCTGCAACGCGTCTGGAAGTAACCGGCAGCCGTTTTGAGGGCAGCCGGATTGGCCATCATATCAAAAGCGTGGCCACACAGCAGACGATCGTACGTAATACGTTCTTCGATGATCGTGATGGTCAGCCCAGTTATATGATTGATGCTACAGCCGGTGGTATGCTGGTTGTAGACGGTAACGTCATGCACCGCCGCGCCTCCGCTGAGCAGGAATCCCTGATCAATTACGACACCAGCCGTGGTGGCCAGCGTGGAAATGTCATTATTCAGAATAACCAGGTTACAAATGAAAAACCCAATGCACGGTTATTGCGGAATACAGAAAAGGCGGCAGTCTTTCTCAGTCAGAACAGTTTTGACAACATCAATGGCGGCACGTTGGAGCTGCCAGTTTCAACGCCCGAACTTTATCAGGCTGCACCTGAAGGTGGGCTGCCCGTTGTCGAGCAGAAGACGATACGTGAACAGGCTAATCTTGATACGCTGACGCCAACGCAGAGGCGCGCTGTGGAGAGGATGCTTGAAGGTGGCCAGAAGCTCAGGGTGATAGAGCCCTCAGACCAGTTGGCACAGGAGCAGGTTCGCCGGGACGCTCAAGAGCGCGACGGGGTTGCCCGGCGGGAGCGTGAGGCGTCAACCGTAATAGATACACCTCCCGCGCGTACCGCGCAGCCGGATATAAATGGCGCAGTTGTACGCGGCATACTGATGGCGCCCGCATTTCAGCCGACAAGTCAGCAGGGCGATCTGGTCGCGGTGCGGTTGACGCGACTTCGTGATGCCAGAGCCACTTCCGGTATCATCACGTTCGGCCAGGCATTCAGGCGCGGTCAGTTAATGCCGTCGGACCCTCTGACAATGCGTGTGGGCGGGCGCAGATGGGTCATGCAAAAAGACATCAAGGCGCTCCACAGTGACGGCTCTGTGCGTCATGCGGTGATCACGCTTTTTGTACCACCAAATCAGCAGCAGCCTCTGATACAGGGCGTGCTGAGCAAAAGTGCATCCGTGCCGGCAGAGCCTGCGCTGGTGCCTGATCTCAACGGGTATAATCTGACTGTTGCGATCACTGGTGAGACAGCAGATGGCGCTGACTTTTCTGAGGAAGTAGCCCTTGCTGATATGATCCGCAGTGAGATTGAAGCAGGGACATTCTGGTTGCAGGGAGAGCTGGCGACGGAAGTTTCTGTTTACAGAGAAATCGGGCCGCTACTGGCTCTGCGGGCTGATGTTCGTTTCCTTGCTGATCGCACCGTGCGCACGAGACTGGTTTTTGAAAACCACAAAACCTTTACCGATGGCAATCGGGATCTGACTTACAATGTAAGCGTGCGAGACGGCGATGCGCGAGTCATGCAGCGTGATAATATCGAGCAGTATCGCGGGTCAAACTGGTCTGAAATTATCTGGAAAGGACGTCGACCAGCCTATGGTGTGCAACTGGACCCGGCTCATCTGATTTCTGCCAATACCATTGCGCCATTTGATCTGACCTTCGGTGTCAATGCAGCAGCCATTGCTGCTAATGCGGAAAAGCTGCGCAAAGAGACCGGCATTTTCTCAGCCGGCCTGATGATGAAATATATGCCAACAACCGGCAACCGGCAGGATATCGGCGTGTTGCCGGAATGGGATGTACAATGGTTGAAAACGCAAAACCGGCAGGCCTATGATATCATGATTGCGATGGCTGAACGGGCCGGGTCTGTGCCATGGCATTATATGGATGACAAAACGGGTCAGCCTGTGCGGGTTGATGAGCGCCCGAAATTCTGGGCGGAAGAGCGCGGTACTGATTACAGGCGTGAAACTGATCGTATTCCGGAAGCATATTTCTCCGGGAGTGATGGTGGCTGGACACCCGACAGTGCGCACAAGCCCCTTCTGTCCTACACGGCCTATCTGGTGACAGGGGATGCGTATTATAAAAGATCACTGGCGCATGAAGCAGCTTTTGCCATCTCGCAGATATGGCCTGATCTGCGCGAAGAGGCGGCAATCGTTACTGAGGCAATTCAAGTGCGCTCACGAGCGTGGGCTTTGCGCGACGTTGGGGCGGCTGCCTGGATTTTACCGGATGCGCACCCGTTGAAAGTCTATTTTGAAAAATCCCTGAGTGACAGTATCGGACATCTGTTCCGCCGTTACACTCTTGAAGGACGGATGGATGCAGCAGGTGAGACAGAAGGCTGGTTTGCGGAAGAGGTGAACGGAGAGCCTGCGCGGGTCTCGCCATGGCAGAATGATTACATGATGATGGTGCTCTCGCTGGAAGCAATGCGCGGCTCGCCGGTTGCGGGCGAAGTCATTGCCTGGGCTGCCAATTATCATACCGGGCGTTTTCTGGCTGATGGCGCAGATCCGGCGCTGGGGGCCGTCTACACCCACGCCCTGAAGGATGAACAAACGGAAGAACCCGTTGGCAGTTGGTCAGAGATGATCAGCCGCACTCAAAACTACGAAGGCGCCTCTGAGAGTTATCCAAATGATGCGGGTGGCTATGTATCATCAGCCTATGCTTCCCTTGCCAGCATATATGCTGTCACTGGCTCACAGGATGCAGTGAGGGCAATGCAGGCGCTTGCTGCAGTTCATCAGGGGACGACTCTTTTTGACCCTGCCAACAAATATAGTGTTTACAATACAGCCAATTACCTTCTTGCCCTTCGGGAGCCGGATGGAACTGTCAGAAGCATCTCAGATGTGCTGGAATCTGACTGA
- a CDS encoding DsbA family protein, with product MSDAKPRLVIDMVADPVCPWCYVGKRSLDRVLMAMSFSHEVVVRYRPYQLAPDTPEEGVDRKAYIEKKFPDSAHRSALADALRDAATGAGLDLNIAGPTKLINSLNALRVLRWSHLDGVQIEFVEALFSAYWQQGRDISQTDELSRIAAASGMDGADVRARLETDEDCNDVRDEVAAFRSGGVDGVPTFIINESLGFAGALPPDQLLENIRSIATETGQA from the coding sequence ATGAGCGACGCAAAACCCCGCCTTGTGATTGATATGGTGGCAGACCCCGTCTGTCCCTGGTGCTATGTGGGCAAGCGGTCTCTTGACCGTGTGCTGATGGCCATGTCGTTCTCACATGAAGTCGTCGTGCGATACCGACCGTATCAGCTCGCGCCGGACACTCCGGAGGAGGGCGTGGACCGCAAAGCCTATATCGAAAAAAAATTTCCCGATAGCGCGCACAGGTCGGCTCTGGCAGATGCGTTGCGCGATGCGGCGACAGGTGCTGGTCTCGATTTGAATATTGCTGGGCCTACTAAACTGATAAATTCGCTGAACGCGCTTCGCGTTTTGCGCTGGTCGCATCTTGATGGCGTGCAAATTGAGTTTGTGGAAGCACTTTTCTCGGCCTATTGGCAACAAGGACGCGACATCAGCCAGACTGACGAGTTGAGCCGTATTGCCGCTGCTTCCGGCATGGACGGTGCTGATGTGCGTGCGCGCCTTGAAACCGATGAAGATTGTAATGACGTACGAGATGAAGTGGCGGCGTTCAGAAGCGGGGGGGTAGACGGCGTGCCGACATTCATCATCAATGAAAGTCTCGGTTTCGCTGGTGCTCTGCCACCAGACCAGCTTCTTGAGAATATCAGAAGCATTGCAACGGAAACTGGCCAAGCCTGA
- a CDS encoding LysR family transcriptional regulator produces MTERTLESLDLNLLLALHWLLTERNVTEAAARLDLSQPAMSRTLSRLRDVFNDPLLVKAGRTMLPTPKADKLQPAVAHAVERMRDILRITDTFDPSTHKGRVRIACKEYRNYVISSIWARKISPLAPGIELDISDLTFAAANDLVSGQIDLVFMPDVAFVDVPPGLDLDQFVQKPIFDERYICAIRKDHPLAGRKMSLKQYIGLDHILVNPGGKDTGVMDQELAKQGLSRRIKYRTYSFFSARFLVMESDCILTAPEGFISTFADDVYTFPPPTPAPNLTTFAGWHPNWTHDQRHKWVRETLFKELRVAMEKEPLRQTA; encoded by the coding sequence ATGACTGAAAGAACACTGGAAAGTCTCGACCTGAACCTGCTGCTGGCTCTGCACTGGTTGCTGACAGAACGGAATGTGACGGAAGCAGCAGCAAGGCTTGATCTGTCACAACCGGCGATGAGCAGAACGCTGAGCCGGTTGCGCGATGTCTTTAATGACCCGCTTCTGGTGAAGGCAGGCCGCACCATGCTGCCGACCCCCAAAGCTGACAAGCTACAGCCAGCTGTTGCCCATGCTGTCGAGCGAATGCGTGATATTCTGCGCATTACCGATACGTTCGACCCGAGTACACATAAAGGACGTGTCCGAATTGCCTGCAAGGAATATCGAAACTATGTAATATCGAGCATCTGGGCGCGCAAGATTAGCCCGCTTGCACCGGGCATTGAACTTGATATCTCTGATCTGACCTTTGCTGCAGCAAATGATCTGGTTTCAGGACAGATAGATCTGGTCTTCATGCCAGATGTTGCTTTTGTTGACGTGCCACCTGGGCTTGACCTTGACCAGTTTGTGCAGAAACCGATTTTTGATGAACGGTATATATGCGCCATTCGCAAGGACCATCCTCTCGCAGGCAGGAAAATGTCACTGAAGCAATATATCGGACTTGACCATATTCTGGTCAATCCGGGTGGCAAGGACACCGGAGTGATGGATCAGGAACTTGCAAAGCAAGGGCTGTCCCGCCGTATAAAATATCGTACCTACAGTTTCTTTTCAGCACGTTTTCTGGTCATGGAATCCGATTGTATCCTGACCGCACCGGAGGGATTCATCAGCACCTTTGCAGATGATGTTTATACATTCCCGCCGCCAACGCCGGCCCCCAATCTGACAACTTTCGCCGGCTGGCATCCGAACTGGACCCATGACCAGCGCCATAAATGGGTGCGCGAGACACTTTTCAAGGAACTCCGCGTTGCCATGGAAAAAGAACCGCTTCGCCAGACGGCCTGA
- a CDS encoding Fur family transcriptional regulator, producing MAHDDHDDETPKNLTKNEAMVYEAMKLTDRPQKAYDLLDVLKSSGVRAPMTIYRALEGLEQKGLVHKLDALNAFVRCNHDQPHEVETFLVCDKCSQVQEIETNVGQAVPSVESNVRAVVIEKGFRMSAARLEIKGVCARCAEPALATG from the coding sequence ATGGCACACGACGACCACGATGATGAGACACCTAAAAATCTCACTAAGAATGAGGCAATGGTCTATGAGGCGATGAAACTCACAGACAGACCTCAGAAAGCCTATGATTTGCTGGACGTTCTTAAAAGCAGCGGTGTGAGAGCACCGATGACCATCTACCGGGCGTTGGAAGGCCTGGAGCAGAAAGGTCTTGTTCACAAACTGGATGCCCTCAACGCTTTTGTGCGCTGTAATCACGATCAGCCGCATGAAGTGGAGACATTTCTGGTCTGTGACAAATGCTCGCAGGTGCAGGAAATCGAAACCAATGTCGGGCAGGCCGTTCCCTCTGTAGAGTCCAATGTGCGGGCAGTCGTTATCGAGAAAGGCTTCAGGATGTCAGCCGCCAGGCTGGAAATCAAAGGCGTCTGCGCCCGCTGTGCCGAACCTGCCTTGGCAACGGGCTAA